The Gadus morhua chromosome 18, gadMor3.0, whole genome shotgun sequence DNA segment TCTAGCCCGACACAGAGTCTCAGATTCTGTTTTTCCCTCGCTCTGTCCTCTTTTTCTCTGTGGCTGACTTGTATCTGAATTGGTTCGACGTGTATTGTATGCTGGGAGAGGGTACTTGGGGGTTATCGACTACATATATCCGGTCAGCTCTTATGCCTCCTacgacacagacacagttcaaTCTCTTACCTCCTGTGGGTAGAGATCATTTAACAGTCCCTGGAGGGGGAAGAATAAAAAGATGAGAATGAGACACagagaatttatttttaaataattcaaaataattgtGTCAAGCCAgatattttattgttataattTGAGGAAGCAATATGAGAATCGTGCTACGGAAACGGATATCCCTCCCTCGGAACCTGCTccaaagtcccgccctctctgtccccaatatctaccccccccccccccccccccccccccccccccctccagaagttctgctgtgaGAAGGAGAACGCCTTCAGATCGAGGTGACACGTCATGTACTGAGTGACAGGTCATCGAGAGAGGCTTGAAATGATGCAGGAAACGATGCCATGGCTGCTGTGCTGACATGGTCAGAGGCAGCACCTATGATGCtagtgtggagggggagggggcggtcaTGTCCTCCAGCTCAGTGAGATGGCGGGAAGGGACcacagagtgtgagagagagagtgtcagagagagtgtgggagagagaggctctgcTGGCATCTCGGGGATGTTGATGCAGTGGACAGAGGGGGCATTCATCTATCCTTGGGATAACTCGGGGCCAGACCACAATGTTGCCAAACCAACATGTTCACCGTTTGCTGAGGAAATGTTCACTTTGGTAGCGGAAGTCTGGGGTTTCCTCCCACACCTTTGATTCGGTCGGTGGGCCCGGGTGAAGCCAGGGCTGTTTGTGGGGTCAGAACAACACAGGTGGGAACTGCCATTCCCCAGGGGGGTCTACACCTTGGCTTCAGTAACACTACGCTGGGGTAATATTTGAGTTACGTGGGTTACAGACCCTGCATGGCCCTGGTTCTCTGCCTGAGAGCCTTTATAAGCCAGTTGACTCTTGGGGATATTATGTTTAATTTCCTAACAAGGTGCTGTGATTTATCAAACATGGTTGTATTTTTTGTAACGGCTTGACAGTACTGTCAAGCAGACTGACGACACACTGTCTGATGGTTCTCACATCAGGAGGTCAACAAATCCTCAGCTGTCATCTTTGGTACCATTTCATCTCATGAAACATGTTTTGCGAGGTTGTGCTGATGTTAGGTGAGGCAGTATTTTCTGTATATGGATTAGAACGGAGATCTCTGTTGTATTGATGGTGAGAAAAGGTCTCAAAATCAGCCCTCCCTGTGCCTTGTTTCTGggggacacacccacttgtgttGTCACTAAGGAACAGGAAAAGTCCGATTTTCATacagcttgtaatggctcaTCAAGCTCACACCATGTGctaaaataggggccctttatgTTAAGGGGAGGTTAGCTGTTAGTGAGTATGCTTAGTAGAAATGAAATTTGACATTGATGAAAGAATGATAGAAAATCTGTTTATTAGAAATGGTGAATAACAACTATCTGCTTTGAAGAACACAACTGCACTGACAGCGTTGTTCCTCAAGTTCAAATGGTATTCTtgtgaggtttttttttgtatacaaGTTTGAAACAAATACATTGAATATCTTAACACAAGTAAtcaaatcatataaaatatacatcTTAGGCCTTCATGTATCACTGTTGAATTTCTACACATGTTTGTCCCTGCATTATATCGACATTTATAAATTAGTCACATAACAATATACAGTATTACAACTCATAAGTTAAACATTCATACTAAAAAGGatagggcacacacacatatatggtGCATAAATAAACGGTTAAGGAATCTTGTAAGTTCTTTAAAATGGCAACAAGGCCCTCAAGTTATCATGAGTCGGCACCATTCCTCACTGAGCCCACACTGTCCTGTAGGGGAGCTAGAGAGCCGTGTTCACTGCAGCTTCTTCTTGGCCAGTTGGGCCAGCTCCTtggccttcctcctcttcagcttcttcttcatGAGCAGCAGGTCGATGTAGATGATGTGGTCCAGCACTGTGGCGGCGCAGAGGAGTCCTCCGTGCAACGCGCCCGCTATCCCACAGCTGAACACGTCCTGGCCTGGtaacacacaaccacgcacaaacacacacacacaaacacacagaggcagcacacacacacacacacacacacacacacacacacacacacacacacacacacacacacacacacacacacacacacacacacacttatgtgaGACATAAATCTAGAACATGGCTCTTGTCTCCCTCTAGAGGTATATCAAGTATAATTCACATTTTGCAGATATTTTCCCTTTCACTCATTCTAAAGGAGTACACAGAAACATATGTCCAGTTTGGAAGATTGTGATCAATGAATGACACATCAAGCACTCGAAATACGCTCTTCGAGGTGAACGAGACGTTGATGAACGCGGTCACACAAAGTCGAATAAACCTGCCGTCTTCGCACGTCTCGACAGAAAACTCTAGTCTAACCAAGGAACCGGTTGCGGTCATTCTCGTCATAATGGTGAAGAAGCAccaaaccaagatggcggcctgGCATGCCCTCGACGTCATGCCGAGCGGTATCCTAGAGGTGTGGTTCATCCGCCCCCAGGCCCCAGAGCGCGGGGGGTCCCCTACCTGAGATGTAGAGGTTCTTGACCGGGGTGTTGCAGCGGTTGCGGGCCACGGCCTCGGCCCCGAAGCGGTCCAGGTTGTGCTCAGCGGAGTACATGGCCCCCCGCTGGGAGCCCAGGTAGTGCATGTTGGTCAGGGGGGTGGCCACTTCCTGGAACACCAGCTGAGGAGACACGACCGAGGTTGGAGCTTAGTGTACGCACTTATTGGATGTTTTACGTCCTGGCGCTAAAAAAATAGTCCTTAAAGGTTTTTCGACTTtcatgacctataaacgttgttataatgattgatagtcatgtttaaccatacacaaaaaacgatgtagactttcgggaaactcttcctctcatctgggcgctttcagcattctctgtcaacgctcggtttcgtccttctccgccccctcgccctcctcctgccaacccaactccgttgtgattggttaccttccttgaagcgtgcgtgcgggcagatttgaccaggcatatgggggcgcggcaggagtgcctctacgtagatgatttcccggaaatgtgaacaagtgaatcgcaaacgttgtcccgagtgtttagcgctctgcacagccaccccagactgtcagcagggaatacgtcgaaatgcatgcacgtcattatttgacactttagtatggttaaacatggctatcaatcattataacaacgtttataggtcataaaagtctaaaaagcataataggtcccctttaacattGTGTGGCAGCCCACTGCTCCTAGCATAGGAAGGGTTAAATGCATAGAATACATTGAACCAACCCGGACATACACGTAGtgtatcttcttcttcttaaggTAACTCGCTAAAGACAGTACCAAGCTAAAAGCGTATATGAATAATACGATGCGATGCACTTTATCCATCCCAGATGGGACATTCAGGTGCAACAGCGGAAAGGTGTAGGAGAGTAATGGAATGATGAAGAGATTTAAAAATATTAAGAAGAAAAGACCTGTCTAACCCCGTAAGTGTAGCTCAAATGTAGGGAACGTTGTCAACAGTCGAGGTACACAGTTTGGAGAGTTTATCCTACATTATTCAAACTGtacatttgtatatattatactattgtACATTAGGATGGGTGGCATGGATCCTCATCATCAACGTACCTTGTCTTTGATCTTGGGGAATACGGTGCAGGCCCATTCGAAGAGCTTGTTGGCGAACCTCATCTTGTACTGGTGGTACTCGTCTCCTCTCTTACGCACCGTGGTGTCCGACCACTCCTCAAACCACTCGTACTTGGCCATGGTCAGGATGGTCATGCAGGACTTCCCTGGAGCCCAGAGAACACATTGATcactccacacatacacatacatatacacatgcatatacgtATACATAAACGAGTGCATATTTAAATCATTGTCACTACATTACTGAATATGTAGGAatatttatacataatatatttatataattagtTTCTCTCCAGACCACTACAAAGCTGTAAGATAAGTGGGTGATTTACTTTTAGCACTTTTAATTGTATATTATTTTGTATGTTTTGCTATTTTGGTTTATTTGTATCTGGTATTTGTACCAATCACCAATATATATTACAGTTTACAGAAAGTAGTAGCAGTAAGTACAGGGAGGAATAGGAGTAGGTTAGTACCTGGGTTTCTGATCTTGGCCTCAGGGTCTTTGGCTGATGGCATTGTGATGAACATCATGGGAATGTTCTCAGGAGCGTCATCCTTGCCAAGAGCGAAGAATTCCTCCATCCTGCAATACATATTTACTTTTTGTTGATACATTGATGGTCGCAGCTTTCTTTTATTTGAATGGCAACTCAATATACATGAGACAGATGATTCACTTCCACTAGAATTCAAACACTTGGAAGCGTATTTTGTACAACAGCACCGCCATGTGAGTGAAGAACGCTACTACAGTCACACTTGCACTTACGATCTGTCCATGTCGTTGTTCTTGAACAACCAGAAGTTGGTGGACACGAGACCGAGCTCCTCGGCGGTCCCATCAAAGCCGGAGAAAACTAGAAACGACCCCCTGCCGTGTTTCATCATGTTGAGGCGCTCCTGGATATCTGAAGCAaccgagggaggggggagcgGAGAATAGAGTCAACTCTGTACCGCTgtcgcgcacgcacgcacgcacgcacgcacgcacgcacgcacgcacgcaggcaggcaggcaggcaggcaggcaggcaggcagacagacagacagacagacagacagacagacagagacagacagaccaatatacacacacacgcacgcacagtaaTTAAGTTAGTAGACAGAGCGTCACAGCAGGCTGAGGTAGACACTATGAAATACAATTTCACTGATTGGTTACTTGATTGGTGAAATGAAGCAGCGTCATCGTCCCCTACCTGGCTTGATTTGGATCTCGGGAGGCAGAAGCTTCTGGAAGGTGGTGAAGATGCCGCAGTTGGAGATGACCACAGGTGCGTGCACCTCGTGCTCCTCTTGGCCCTTCCTCACTTTCACACCTTTCACAAGACACAGAAGAGTCACAGTTTAactttgtcattttttttatctaacTTTATTTAAGATAACAGTTGATGTGATGTGTCTTTTTCCTCACCATAAGCCTCTCCCTTCTTGTTAACCAGGACTTGAGTGACGGGAGCCCGGACCAGGCAGTTGCCTCCGTATTTCTGGATGGTGCGGATGATGTGGAAAGCGATCTCACTGGCGCCCCCTTTCGGGTAATAGGCGCCTCGCTTGTAGTGGTGGATAAGCAGGGCGTTGATGACGATGCTGGAGTCCTTCGGAGGAACGCCTACATGTCAAACAGACGAGACAAGAAATATAGAATCAAGTAAATTT contains these protein-coding regions:
- the si:ch1073-13h15.3 gene encoding inactive all-trans-retinol 13,14-reductase; translated protein: MWLLIFLALPLMWAAGTYWYLFGKKSPFSLESVRPPGPREFDQKKRDRVIKQGFSVDRVPENLDVIVIGSGIGGLTVAATLAKAGRKVLLLEQHDQAGGCCHTFVEKGFEFDVGLHYIGQLHENSLLRIAFDQISEGQLEFQELDQHFDTILIGQGDEKREYTIFTGKTEMEAHLKKQFPDDTSAITEFFKIMKISAKKTHYLATLKLIPQWLSLFLLKTGIAHFMSPIFDLSGTCATDVVNTLTSNKDLHVIFSYLFYGVPPKDSSIVINALLIHHYKRGAYYPKGGASEIAFHIIRTIQKYGGNCLVRAPVTQVLVNKKGEAYGVKVRKGQEEHEVHAPVVISNCGIFTTFQKLLPPEIQIKPDIQERLNMMKHGRGSFLVFSGFDGTAEELGLVSTNFWLFKNNDMDRSMEEFFALGKDDAPENIPMMFITMPSAKDPEAKIRNPGKSCMTILTMAKYEWFEEWSDTTVRKRGDEYHQYKMRFANKLFEWACTVFPKIKDKLVFQEVATPLTNMHYLGSQRGAMYSAEHNLDRFGAEAVARNRCNTPVKNLYISGQDVFSCGIAGALHGGLLCAATVLDHIIYIDLLLMKKKLKRRKAKELAQLAKKKLQ